A part of Citrifermentans bremense genomic DNA contains:
- a CDS encoding response regulator, translating into MKCLIVDDELFCRDFVATLLSATADCHHAGSGVEALEKYNAALSADDPFDLVIMDIMMPGMSGHDAAKAIRHIEKEQKPAKRVNIVMLTALNSSNDAMESFCNAQSAAYLVKPVSKDGLFNVLSKLGLMKR; encoded by the coding sequence ATGAAGTGTTTGATAGTGGACGACGAGCTCTTTTGCCGCGATTTCGTGGCCACCCTCCTCAGCGCGACTGCGGATTGCCACCACGCCGGCAGCGGTGTCGAGGCTCTCGAGAAGTACAACGCGGCGCTTTCGGCGGACGACCCGTTCGACCTCGTCATCATGGACATCATGATGCCGGGCATGAGCGGCCACGATGCCGCCAAGGCGATCCGGCACATCGAGAAGGAGCAGAAGCCGGCTAAGCGGGTGAACATCGTCATGCTGACCGCGCTCAACTCCTCCAACGACGCCATGGAGTCCTTTTGCAACGCCCAGTCTGCCGCGTACCTGGTGAAGCCGGTTTCCAAGGATGGGCTCTTCAACGTGCTTTCGAAGCTGGGGCTTATGAAGCGGTAG
- a CDS encoding dihydrolipoamide acetyltransferase family protein: MNDIVMPKLSDTMTEGRLVSWNKRVGETVTRGEVIAEVETDKANMELEAYVSGELLEIRVQAGDLVPVGTVIAVIGNAGEKGAGAAQQSAPVPHLEPEPARAQGEPSSGPPAASQPEAAAGESGAAAAEPPAAKGSKPAEAVDLVPPEGEKQAPAAPPRPSAAETQPSGEPKEPYRPEVPPAGAPPAASPKGPEPAAGAGREKAAPLVRRRARELGIELAQVRGSGPEGRILLTDLETQAKGAGEAPGVPQPPAGRGVPGTAEAGAAPQGEGPRLLSRLRSAVAKTVIESWSHIPHFTVTMDIEMDEADSVRRQLKQSGKPVSVNDLIVKAVALALQKFPQMNASFTPEGLQFHNEINIAIAVGMPDGVLMPVLTGCQKRSLLEVSEEGKRLVERARSGSLTEQEMHGGTFSISNLGMFGVSSFSAIIHPAHSGVLAVGAIAEVAKVSSGGLSSIKVMKVTLSADHRAVDGAYAAKFLAALKEILENPVRLLI, encoded by the coding sequence ATGAACGACATCGTCATGCCGAAACTGTCCGACACCATGACCGAGGGGAGGCTCGTTTCCTGGAATAAGAGGGTAGGGGAGACGGTCACCCGCGGCGAGGTAATAGCCGAGGTCGAAACCGACAAGGCCAATATGGAACTCGAGGCCTACGTATCGGGCGAACTGCTGGAGATTAGGGTGCAGGCAGGGGACTTGGTGCCGGTGGGGACGGTGATAGCGGTCATCGGCAACGCGGGTGAAAAAGGAGCAGGCGCGGCACAGCAGTCCGCCCCGGTGCCGCACCTGGAACCTGAACCGGCTAGGGCGCAGGGGGAGCCTTCTTCCGGACCGCCGGCCGCATCCCAGCCTGAGGCTGCAGCTGGAGAGAGCGGGGCGGCAGCCGCTGAACCACCGGCCGCTAAGGGGAGCAAGCCTGCCGAAGCTGTCGATCTGGTCCCTCCCGAAGGTGAGAAACAGGCCCCTGCCGCGCCGCCAAGGCCCAGTGCCGCAGAGACGCAGCCTTCCGGCGAGCCGAAGGAGCCGTATCGTCCTGAAGTGCCCCCCGCGGGAGCGCCCCCTGCAGCTTCGCCCAAAGGCCCGGAGCCTGCTGCCGGAGCGGGGCGGGAAAAGGCGGCCCCCCTGGTCAGGCGCCGGGCACGCGAGCTGGGAATAGAGCTGGCCCAGGTGCGGGGAAGCGGCCCTGAAGGGCGCATCCTGCTGACCGACCTGGAGACGCAGGCGAAGGGGGCTGGAGAAGCTCCTGGTGTGCCGCAACCGCCGGCCGGTCGAGGAGTCCCGGGGACAGCGGAAGCGGGGGCGGCACCGCAGGGAGAAGGTCCAAGGCTGTTGTCGCGGCTGCGGAGCGCCGTAGCCAAAACGGTGATCGAATCTTGGAGCCACATCCCGCATTTCACCGTTACCATGGATATCGAGATGGACGAGGCCGACTCGGTCAGGCGCCAGTTGAAGCAAAGCGGCAAGCCGGTCAGCGTCAACGACCTCATCGTCAAGGCGGTGGCGCTGGCGCTGCAAAAGTTTCCCCAGATGAACGCAAGCTTCACTCCTGAGGGGCTGCAGTTCCACAACGAGATCAACATAGCGATCGCGGTTGGCATGCCGGACGGCGTTTTGATGCCGGTTCTGACCGGCTGCCAGAAGCGCTCTTTGCTGGAAGTCTCTGAGGAAGGGAAACGGCTCGTGGAGCGCGCACGTTCCGGCAGCCTTACGGAGCAAGAGATGCATGGCGGGACCTTCTCCATTTCCAACCTGGGGATGTTCGGCGTCAGCAGCTTCAGCGCCATCATCCATCCCGCCCACTCAGGCGTTCTCGCTGTCGGGGCGATCGCCGAGGTGGCGAAGGTGAGCTCGGGGGGGCTGAGCAGCATCAAGGTCATGAAGGTCACCCTCTCCGCAGACCACCGCGCGGTCGACGGGGCCTACGCCGCTAAGTTTCTTGCCGCTCTGAAGGAAATTCTGGAAAACCCCGTTCGGCTGCTCATCTGA